Proteins encoded by one window of Candidatus Neomarinimicrobiota bacterium:
- a CDS encoding cyclic nucleotide-binding domain-containing protein — MKLIKKPSLASLKKWKIFEHIPDDELKQIHSKIESCHYDHEESIIHENSIGDHIYILASGKVRIEKQVRENESEVLGFYDEVGGLFGEMALLEDKPRSAGMIADSDCEVLAVSKEDFLELVHSVPLFTLSVAKNISQFLRDTDERLINKLRKENDELRHMNYRLQETQEELIGKERLSLIGRMASTILHDMKNPMSTIGGYAQLIKMKKHSGEQLAKYADIIAKQVIQFTTMTQDLLSFAQGGEQMRLRSVQMAGYLQECCDSLILKFEERGVSFVRDLKFEGEVRIDNGRFFRVMENIANNALDVLDETGTFTVHSMEVETGIRIVLEDDGFGMSDEVRENAFKEFYTHGKRKGTGLGLAIVKRIVDEHDGIINIESVEGVGTKFIIDLPAIGYNLLPKSKHQIPIPFEGN, encoded by the coding sequence ATGAAACTGATTAAAAAACCCAGTTTAGCCTCACTGAAAAAATGGAAAATTTTTGAGCATATTCCTGATGATGAGCTAAAGCAAATTCACTCGAAGATTGAGTCTTGTCATTATGACCATGAAGAGTCCATTATTCATGAAAATTCAATTGGTGATCACATCTATATTTTGGCTTCTGGTAAAGTGAGAATTGAGAAACAGGTCAGAGAAAATGAGTCTGAAGTATTGGGATTCTACGATGAGGTTGGTGGTCTTTTTGGAGAAATGGCCCTCCTGGAGGACAAGCCTCGCAGCGCAGGCATGATTGCAGATAGTGATTGTGAAGTCCTGGCCGTCTCCAAGGAAGATTTCCTTGAGCTTGTGCATTCCGTTCCCCTCTTCACCCTGTCAGTTGCTAAAAATATTTCTCAGTTCTTGAGAGATACAGATGAGCGTCTCATCAATAAGCTAAGAAAAGAAAATGATGAGCTCCGTCATATGAATTACCGCCTGCAGGAAACCCAGGAAGAGCTCATCGGTAAAGAGCGTCTATCACTGATTGGACGCATGGCTTCAACCATTTTGCACGATATGAAAAACCCTATGTCCACCATTGGTGGCTATGCTCAATTAATAAAGATGAAGAAGCATAGCGGTGAACAACTTGCGAAATACGCCGATATCATTGCCAAGCAGGTCATCCAGTTTACGACCATGACCCAGGATCTCCTCTCCTTTGCCCAGGGTGGAGAGCAAATGCGCTTGAGATCAGTTCAAATGGCTGGCTATCTGCAGGAATGTTGTGATTCTCTCATTTTGAAATTTGAAGAACGAGGTGTCTCCTTTGTCAGGGATTTGAAATTTGAGGGTGAAGTCAGAATAGACAATGGTCGCTTTTTTAGAGTCATGGAAAATATTGCCAACAACGCCCTGGATGTACTCGATGAAACAGGAACCTTTACGGTTCACAGCATGGAAGTAGAAACAGGTATCCGTATCGTTTTGGAAGATGATGGTTTCGGAATGTCGGATGAAGTCAGAGAAAATGCCTTTAAAGAATTCTATACCCATGGAAAACGCAAGGGTACAGGTCTAGGGTTAGCCATCGTAAAACGTATTGTGGATGAACATGATGGCATAATAAATATTGAGAGTGTGGAAGGGGTAGGCACAAAATTTATCATCGACTTACCTGCCATCGGATACAATCTCTTACCAAAATCTAAACACCAGATTCCCATCCCTTTTGAGGGCAATTAA
- a CDS encoding cyclic nucleotide-binding domain-containing protein — translation MQRQLFAPGEVLIEEGAVANQFFVMIKGRLEVVKSIEGDDQEVLNVIDQSGELFGEMALVEDKVRSAGIVAKEESEVLVVQKEGFLELVNHFPQFTLEVARSISQYLRKTDSTLIGTLEVKNRELSRIIEELNATREALVENERLSIVGRMASTILHDLKNPMTTIAGFAQLIGLKEMAHEDVVKYTKIISQQVNQFNTLAQELLAFAKGSSTLQLQEMKFPDCIEDSLTSLHQNLVQQNMKLVTDFQGEAIINIDPSRFYRVYENLANNAIEAMSAGGTLTIRSQVSDDHLVMTLSDTGHGMDAEVLSKVFDEFFTHQKHNGTGLGLAIVKSIVTDHKGAISVESVLDQGTTFTITLPILKT, via the coding sequence ATGCAGCGACAACTGTTCGCCCCCGGGGAAGTACTCATTGAGGAAGGCGCTGTTGCAAACCAGTTCTTTGTGATGATCAAAGGGCGTTTGGAAGTTGTTAAATCCATTGAGGGCGATGACCAGGAAGTGTTAAATGTCATTGATCAATCGGGTGAACTCTTCGGTGAAATGGCTCTGGTGGAAGACAAAGTCCGCAGTGCTGGTATCGTTGCAAAAGAAGAGAGTGAAGTACTGGTTGTTCAGAAAGAGGGCTTCCTGGAGCTGGTCAATCACTTCCCCCAATTCACCCTTGAAGTTGCCAGAAGTATTTCTCAATATCTTCGTAAAACTGATTCAACACTCATTGGCACCCTTGAAGTTAAAAATCGAGAACTCAGCCGCATCATTGAAGAGCTCAATGCCACTCGAGAAGCTCTGGTGGAAAATGAGCGCCTATCCATTGTCGGACGCATGGCTTCTACGATTTTGCATGATCTGAAAAATCCAATGACCACCATTGCAGGATTTGCACAGCTCATCGGGTTAAAAGAAATGGCCCACGAAGATGTGGTCAAATATACCAAAATTATTTCACAGCAAGTCAATCAGTTTAATACGCTTGCCCAGGAACTGTTGGCCTTTGCGAAAGGCAGTTCAACACTCCAGTTACAGGAAATGAAGTTTCCTGACTGCATCGAGGACTCACTCACCAGTCTGCACCAGAATTTAGTACAGCAGAATATGAAGTTGGTGACTGATTTTCAGGGTGAAGCGATAATTAATATTGACCCCAGTCGATTCTATAGAGTGTATGAAAATCTGGCCAACAATGCCATTGAAGCCATGAGCGCAGGTGGTACGCTTACCATTAGAAGCCAGGTTAGCGATGACCATCTTGTAATGACCTTATCTGATACCGGTCATGGGATGGATGCAGAGGTACTTTCCAAAGTGTTTGATGAATTCTTTACCCATCAAAAACATAATGGTACTGGATTAGGTCTGGCCATTGTGAAGAGTATTGTCACCGATCATAAAGGTGCCATTTCAGTGGAAAGCGTCCTGGATCAGGGCACTACCTTCACCATCACACTTCCAATACTGAAAACCTGA